AGCCATTTCCAGGCCATCTCCATGCTGTTGTCGGAAGATGTTGTCGATGCCTTGGCTGCCGGGGCTTTGGATTGGGATTTTTTACTTGTTGCCATTTTTCTCTCCTTTTTGAATGGAACCTGTTACCTATGAAAACACCTCCCCAACCCGATGGTTTCCTCATTATTGAGGAAAATTGCGTGGGTTATAATCCCCTCGCTTAATGAAAATTCTCACCGTCCTCACGTATTACCGTCCGCACACCAGCGGGTTGACCATATATGCCGAGCGCCTCGCGCGCGCCTTTGCAAAGCGCGGGCACCAGGTCACGGTGATGACCACGCAGTACGACCCGTCCCTTCCGCTCGAAGAAACAATGGACGGCGTTCGCATCCTCCGCGTGCCTGTCCTCGCGCGCGTCAGCAAGGGGGTGCTTGCGCCGACCTTTGGTCTCGTCGCCACAAAACTGGTCTGGCAGAACGATGTCGTTCAACTTCACCTGCCCCAGTTCGACGCGCCTGGCGTTGCATTACGCGCCCGTCTCTTTGGCAAACCCTCCGTCCTTACCTATCACTGCGACGTGCAGCTCCCGCAAGGGATGTTCAACCGCGTCGTGAATACCGTGCTGGATTTTCAAAACCACATGGCCGGACTCCTCGCGAATCACATCGTCACCTACACACGGGATTATGCCGATCACTCCCCCTACCTGTCGAAATACGCCTCAAAACTGACCCCGATCCTGCCGCCTGTTCAAATGCCGGATGCCAAGCCGGAAGCGGTTTCCGCGTTCTCGGAGCGATTCCACACAAAGGAACGCAAACCCGTCATCGGCATGGTCACGCGTTTCGCATCCGAGAAGGGAGTGGAAGTACTGCTCGATGCCCTGCCGATGATCCTGGAAAAATACCCGAATGCCCAGGTCCTATATGCAGGCCAGCATGAAAATGTGATGGGCGAACAGGCGTATTTCAACCGCCTGATTCCGCGCATTCGCGAATACGAACTGAAGGGACAATGGACCTTCCTCGGCAACCTCGACCCGGTTCAGCTTTCTGCTGTATATCCAAATCTGGATGTCATTACCGTTCCATCGCTAAATTCGACCGAGGCGTTTGGGCTGGTTCAGATCGAAGCGATGATGAACGGCGTGCCCAGTGTTCCATCGGCCCTGCCGGGCGTGCGTCAGCCGGTGAAGATGCACGCCATGGGGGCCGTCTCTGCGATCGGCAATGCCGCGAGTCTTGCAGCCGCCATCCTCGAAGTGCTGGATAACAAGGATAAGTATCGCGGAGATGTGGACGCCATCAAAACCGCCTACGATCCCGACTCGATTGCGCAGGAATACGAAAGATTATTCGAAAGATTAAAGAAGGGAAAATAACTTGGATGCATTAGGGATCAATATGGGATTCTTGATCGTTCAATTGGCGGCTGCGCTTTTTCTGCTTTTGCTGCCCGTCAGCGCCTTGATCGATCTCGGCAAAAAGAAACTCGGGAATTTGCCCACGGCCGTCTGGGCGCTAACCATTTGCCTTATCCCTGTTCTTGGCGCTTTGGCATACTGGATCGTCAAACCTTCCGTTGAAAGTAGAGAATAATTTGCCCAAGGATTTTCTCTTCCTCCAACTCCGCGACCTTCCCTACTTTCGCGCTTTTCTCCGCGCAATCGAGTCGTCCTACTATCAGGACCTGCCCCTGCCGTCACCGGTCTATGATGTAGGCTGCGGCGACGGCCATTTTGCTTCGCTGACTTTCGACAGAAAACTCGACGTCGGTCTCGACCCGTGGCGTTATTCGATGCGCGAAGCGAAGGAATTTGGCGCATATGAATCCCTGGTCGAGGCCGATGGCGCGCAGACTCCCTTTCCCTCAAATTATTTCGCCAGCGGGTTGAGCAATTCCGTTCTTGAGCACATTCCTCACATCGACTCCGTTCTCAAAGAAACAGCCCGCGTGCTCAAACCCGGCGCGCCTTTCTATTTTTGTGTGCCGAACCCCCGTTACTTCTCTGCCCTCTCACTGACCAAAGTTTTTGGCAGACCCTACGAAAATTGGTTCCGGAAAATTTCGCGCGTCCATCATGCGGATGAGCCGGATGTGTGGGAAAATCGTTTGAGCGATGCAGGGTTTGCCCTCGAACGATGGTGGCATTACTTCTCGCCCGCCGCGATGCGGGTGTTAGAATGGGGACATTATTTTGGATTGCCGTCTGTCCTTGCCAAAGCGCTCACCGGAAAATGGATCATCTCTCCCACCAAATGGAACCTTGCCGCGACGGAAGCGTACGTCAAAAAATACGCCTCGCCTCAAGCGGTTGAGGATGGAACGTTCACTTTTTATATTGCTAGAAAGCGATAATTTGTTATTCGTTCTTCGAATAACCTAAACCGAATATCGGGTTTCCCCCATGCCCTTCGACGAACATTATTTTTCCACGCATACTTACAAAGACATTACCTTCGCCAAATACAGCATGTATTGGTGGTCGAATCGATTCTTCGCCACATTGGCGCGGCGATATGGGCGGCGCGGAGCGCGTCTGCTCGAGGTGGGATCGGGCATGGGGCATCTCGTCGGTCAGTTATCGTCGCGGTTCGAGGCGTACGGCATGGATTTGAATCATTGGGCGGTGAGTAAATCCAAAGACGCGGCGGAGGGGGCGTCGCTGCAAGTGGCATCGGCGCAGGAATTGCCCTATAGCGATGGCGCGTTCAACACCGTGATCATCAAACATATCGTCGAACATCTGCCCGACCCGGAAAAAGCGCTGAAGGAAATTGGGCGCGTCACAGGGAAAGGCGGCGTTCTGATTCTTGCCACGCCAAACCTCGGCTCGCTGCTCAAGCCTTGGAAGGGTGATAAATGGATCGGTTACCAGGACCCGACCCATATTTCATTGAAGGAACCGGAAGAATGGCTGAGGCTGATAAAAGAAGCGGGTTTTGAATTCATCCGCGTCTTTTCCGACGGATTTTGGGATGTGCCCTATGTTCGCTTTGTGCCGAAGCAGATACAGAAATTGTTCTTCGGGTCGCTTGGCGGTTTCCAAGCCGTCACCGGCTGGGTCTTTCTGCCGATGCGCTGGGGGGAAAGCATTATCGTGATTGCAAGGAAGAAATGATAAAAATGGTATAGAATCGCGGTACGGATTACGCGTCCTATTGCGTAATCCGTAATTCATAATGACGCCCGCCGTGAACAATATGGAACACGAACCCGCTCCCGAAAAAGAACCCACCGTTCTCGATCTGTATAAATCCCTTACGAAGGACTGGAATACGTTCTTCACGTTCATCCGTTCGCTATGGGATGCCCGCCGCCGCGAGGAATTCGACCGTGCGCTGGCGTACGAGGCGGCTCAGAACGCAGCCGCGGAACAAGTCCTCGAACCGGTCCGCCTCACGACCTTCCCCTGGCGGGCTGTGCTGGCGTTCGGCCTGGCGCTATGCGCGCAGG
This portion of the Anaerolineales bacterium genome encodes:
- a CDS encoding glycosyltransferase family 4 protein, which produces MKILTVLTYYRPHTSGLTIYAERLARAFAKRGHQVTVMTTQYDPSLPLEETMDGVRILRVPVLARVSKGVLAPTFGLVATKLVWQNDVVQLHLPQFDAPGVALRARLFGKPSVLTYHCDVQLPQGMFNRVVNTVLDFQNHMAGLLANHIVTYTRDYADHSPYLSKYASKLTPILPPVQMPDAKPEAVSAFSERFHTKERKPVIGMVTRFASEKGVEVLLDALPMILEKYPNAQVLYAGQHENVMGEQAYFNRLIPRIREYELKGQWTFLGNLDPVQLSAVYPNLDVITVPSLNSTEAFGLVQIEAMMNGVPSVPSALPGVRQPVKMHAMGAVSAIGNAASLAAAILEVLDNKDKYRGDVDAIKTAYDPDSIAQEYERLFERLKKGK
- a CDS encoding PLDc N-terminal domain-containing protein, which translates into the protein MDALGINMGFLIVQLAAALFLLLLPVSALIDLGKKKLGNLPTAVWALTICLIPVLGALAYWIVKPSVESRE
- a CDS encoding class I SAM-dependent methyltransferase; the protein is MPKDFLFLQLRDLPYFRAFLRAIESSYYQDLPLPSPVYDVGCGDGHFASLTFDRKLDVGLDPWRYSMREAKEFGAYESLVEADGAQTPFPSNYFASGLSNSVLEHIPHIDSVLKETARVLKPGAPFYFCVPNPRYFSALSLTKVFGRPYENWFRKISRVHHADEPDVWENRLSDAGFALERWWHYFSPAAMRVLEWGHYFGLPSVLAKALTGKWIISPTKWNLAATEAYVKKYASPQAVEDGTFTFYIARKR
- a CDS encoding methyltransferase domain-containing protein, which codes for MPFDEHYFSTHTYKDITFAKYSMYWWSNRFFATLARRYGRRGARLLEVGSGMGHLVGQLSSRFEAYGMDLNHWAVSKSKDAAEGASLQVASAQELPYSDGAFNTVIIKHIVEHLPDPEKALKEIGRVTGKGGVLILATPNLGSLLKPWKGDKWIGYQDPTHISLKEPEEWLRLIKEAGFEFIRVFSDGFWDVPYVRFVPKQIQKLFFGSLGGFQAVTGWVFLPMRWGESIIVIARKK